Proteins encoded in a region of the Moritella marina ATCC 15381 genome:
- a CDS encoding YgjP-like metallopeptidase domain-containing protein, with amino-acid sequence MSTSKIDSTALKYLTAYSDQVKSQVKQMLEQDTLGKFLLTKYPHTHEITNDKKLREFVMDLKNNYLKKSSPISKIIYDPKIHVVNNALGLHTFVSRVQGNKLKSKNEIRISEMFRRCPEPFLQMITVHELAHVREKNHDKAFYKLCQHMLPDYHQLEFEMRLYLTQVEFRGEIYN; translated from the coding sequence ATGTCCACTTCAAAAATAGATTCAACCGCACTTAAATACTTAACAGCTTATTCAGATCAAGTTAAAAGCCAAGTAAAACAGATGTTAGAACAAGATACACTCGGTAAGTTCTTATTAACGAAATATCCGCATACTCATGAAATTACCAATGATAAGAAATTACGTGAATTTGTGATGGATTTGAAAAACAATTATTTGAAGAAATCATCGCCGATTAGCAAAATCATTTATGATCCTAAAATTCATGTGGTGAATAACGCCTTGGGTTTACATACATTTGTTTCGCGTGTGCAGGGTAATAAACTGAAAAGTAAAAACGAGATCCGTATTAGTGAGATGTTTAGGCGCTGTCCTGAACCTTTTTTACAAATGATTACGGTACACGAGTTGGCTCACGTAAGAGAAAAGAACCACGACAAAGCCTTCTACAAGCTTTGCCAGCATATGTTACCTGATTATCATCAGCTCGAATTTGAAATGCGTTTGTATTTAACGCAGGTGGAATTTAGAGGTGAGATTTATAACTAA
- a CDS encoding DUF547 domain-containing protein, which produces MKTVFLSLFIMLTSSFYSVMSVAKPLSYWDKSVPSMAQDVDHSQWQQILNRYLVVAGDETAINLFNYQGVTRADKVILKQYLTQLQSINPLLHTKSQQQAYWINLYNALTVQLILDNYPVKSITKLGERFFSFGPWDDDAAKVNGKALSLNDIEHEILRPIWKDPRIHYAVNCASYGCPNLSATAFTSQNVEQQLTAGAYAYINHPRGVTVKGDDLEVSSIYKWYAEDFGDNEKALVTHLQRYANPALKQALLMFQQSPGDIDYEYDWRLNKAE; this is translated from the coding sequence ATGAAAACAGTTTTTTTAAGTTTATTCATCATGCTCACCAGTAGTTTTTACTCGGTGATGAGTGTTGCTAAGCCATTATCCTATTGGGATAAAAGTGTTCCCTCAATGGCGCAAGATGTTGATCATAGCCAGTGGCAACAAATTCTAAATCGCTACTTAGTCGTTGCAGGAGACGAGACTGCTATTAACTTGTTCAATTACCAAGGTGTCACTAGGGCAGATAAAGTCATTCTTAAACAATATCTCACTCAATTACAAAGTATCAACCCGTTGTTGCATACCAAATCTCAGCAACAAGCTTATTGGATTAATTTATACAATGCATTAACAGTACAATTGATATTGGATAACTACCCTGTCAAATCCATTACTAAACTAGGTGAGCGTTTCTTTTCTTTTGGCCCTTGGGATGACGATGCGGCAAAAGTTAACGGTAAGGCCTTATCCTTGAATGACATCGAACATGAAATACTGCGCCCAATTTGGAAAGACCCACGCATTCACTATGCAGTTAATTGCGCAAGTTATGGCTGTCCTAACTTATCAGCAACAGCCTTTACATCCCAAAATGTAGAGCAACAGTTAACAGCAGGCGCTTATGCTTATATTAATCACCCACGGGGCGTAACAGTTAAAGGCGATGATTTGGAAGTCTCGAGTATTTATAAATGGTATGCAGAAGATTTTGGCGATAACGAGAAAGCGTTAGTGACGCATTTACAGCGTTATGCAAATCCAGCATTAAAGCAAGCTTTGCTGATGTTTCAACAAAGCCCAGGAGATATAGATTATGAATATGATTGGCGGTTAAATAAAGCTGAATAA
- a CDS encoding pilus assembly FimT family protein produces MHQRGFTLIELVIVIIVLGVLSATALPKFLNLSDDAEIAVVEGTAGALQSAVNLAHSKWIIMGSPTDITSNDDVQLYGAGAEGTIDFNAAGWPAQNYPDPDSTSINTDNVADCASLWNTILNTGSNKLAKDGTSDEFTAVYGSDNQPAEKEGVCQYQRTNNRSLYIRYDSNNGSVTTHK; encoded by the coding sequence ATGCATCAACGTGGTTTTACCCTGATTGAATTAGTAATTGTTATTATTGTACTTGGGGTTCTATCTGCAACCGCATTACCTAAATTTTTAAACTTATCCGATGACGCCGAAATAGCTGTTGTTGAAGGTACGGCTGGGGCACTGCAAAGTGCGGTTAATCTAGCCCACAGTAAATGGATTATCATGGGATCTCCAACCGATATTACCTCAAATGATGATGTACAGTTGTATGGTGCTGGTGCAGAAGGAACTATTGATTTTAACGCTGCAGGTTGGCCTGCACAAAACTATCCTGATCCTGATAGCACTTCAATTAACACTGATAATGTTGCCGATTGTGCATCACTATGGAATACAATTTTAAATACCGGTAGTAATAAACTTGCTAAAGATGGAACAAGTGATGAGTTTACTGCGGTTTATGGTTCTGATAACCAACCGGCAGAGAAGGAAGGTGTTTGTCAGTATCAACGCACGAATAACCGGTCATTATACATCCGCTATGATAGTAATAACGGCAGTGTAACAACGCATAAATAA
- a CDS encoding YdbL family protein, with amino-acid sequence MKRIFSTLIILFAMSFSVQAIDLQSAKQAGLVGEQVNGYLGAVKPSAEVNALIKDVNGKRKAKYQELATKHNVTVGAISARAAKKAMSMTEQGQFIESAPGQWKKK; translated from the coding sequence ATGAAAAGAATTTTTTCAACCTTGATTATTTTATTTGCGATGTCCTTTTCGGTACAAGCAATTGATTTACAATCCGCAAAACAAGCTGGGTTAGTTGGCGAGCAAGTTAATGGCTATCTGGGAGCTGTCAAGCCAAGTGCTGAAGTCAACGCGTTAATTAAAGACGTAAATGGTAAACGCAAAGCGAAATATCAAGAACTAGCAACTAAGCATAATGTGACCGTTGGGGCTATCTCTGCACGCGCAGCGAAAAAAGCCATGTCGATGACAGAACAAGGCCAGTTTATTGAATCTGCTCCAGGGCAGTGGAAGAAGAAATAG
- a CDS encoding type II secretion system protein, protein MKHRGFTLIELVIVIIVLGILAATAVPKFLNLRGDAERATLKGFSGALKSGIDIISAKHKVEGSPVFLKFESPEYRIGGYSIAFNALDIPEKILNYPTSPATTFCEAIWNVAVSGMLAHADSTLDPTVTITHAALSDLFRARCGFKYKDYGSIFYMSGEGKVCTQYKDDIIPETCKI, encoded by the coding sequence ATGAAGCATCGCGGTTTTACTCTCATCGAATTAGTCATTGTTATTATTGTACTCGGCATATTAGCAGCGACAGCTGTACCTAAATTTCTTAATTTACGAGGTGATGCTGAAAGAGCTACATTAAAGGGATTTTCAGGCGCATTAAAGAGCGGTATTGATATAATTAGCGCGAAACACAAAGTAGAAGGCAGTCCTGTATTTCTAAAGTTCGAATCTCCAGAGTACCGAATTGGTGGTTACTCAATTGCTTTTAACGCGCTAGACATCCCAGAAAAAATACTCAATTACCCAACTTCACCGGCGACTACATTTTGTGAGGCCATATGGAACGTAGCTGTAAGTGGAATGCTCGCGCATGCTGACTCGACATTAGACCCAACTGTCACTATCACTCACGCTGCACTTTCAGATTTATTTCGTGCACGATGTGGTTTTAAGTATAAAGATTATGGTTCTATTTTCTACATGAGTGGAGAAGGGAAAGTATGCACTCAGTACAAAGATGATATTATTCCCGAAACATGTAAAATATAA
- a CDS encoding YnbE family lipoprotein — MKALLFSASLLVLIAGCTPTVQLAVPDKPIVINLNVKIDHEIKVKVDKELDDVFSDDELF; from the coding sequence ATGAAAGCACTGTTATTTAGTGCAAGTTTACTTGTACTTATTGCCGGTTGTACCCCAACAGTACAGCTTGCTGTTCCCGACAAACCGATAGTGATTAATTTAAATGTAAAAATTGATCATGAAATTAAAGTGAAAGTTGATAAAGAGCTAGATGATGTATTTAGCGATGACGAGTTATTCTAG
- a CDS encoding YajD family HNH nuclease — MSSDTLGTSAVYKRMEQGYREKALKLFPWICGRCTREFVYSNLRELTVHHMDHDHSNNPNDGSNWELLCLYCHDNEHSKYTEHDQYATEVEAGDNNQESATYNPFADLKSMFKK; from the coding sequence ATGTCATCAGATACTTTAGGTACCAGCGCAGTTTACAAGCGTATGGAACAAGGCTATCGCGAGAAAGCACTTAAGTTATTCCCATGGATATGTGGCCGTTGTACACGCGAGTTTGTTTATTCTAACTTAAGAGAGCTAACGGTTCACCACATGGATCATGATCACAGTAACAACCCAAATGACGGGAGCAACTGGGAATTACTGTGCTTATATTGCCATGACAACGAACATTCAAAATATACTGAGCACGACCAGTATGCAACAGAAGTTGAAGCTGGCGATAACAACCAAGAATCAGCGACATACAACCCTTTCGCAGACTTAAAATCGATGTTCAAAAAGTAA
- a CDS encoding FeoA family protein — protein sequence MKLALLNDGAVVKITDMSALPADTRKKLMVMGVLPQTQVTLMRRAPMGDPLQISVRGVSVAIRKQLAQQIEVEAV from the coding sequence ATGAAGTTAGCGTTATTGAACGATGGTGCCGTTGTTAAAATTACCGATATGTCAGCTTTACCTGCCGACACGCGCAAGAAATTAATGGTGATGGGTGTATTACCACAGACTCAAGTCACATTAATGCGCCGTGCGCCTATGGGGGATCCGTTGCAAATATCGGTGCGTGGTGTATCTGTCGCCATCCGTAAGCAACTGGCGCAACAAATTGAAGTTGAGGCCGTGTAA
- a CDS encoding aromatic amino acid transport family protein: protein MTSNKIVGSTLIVAGTALGGGMLALPLASAGLGFYPAALLIFVNWALMTYTALLMLEIHQHAEQDATLNSLAKNLLGKPGQYLATFASFFLFYALCAAYIAGGGSQLTNKINDFMSLELTPQFGAILLTIIVATVVSIGTHSVDLVNRVLFSVKIIVLALTLSLLFPHVESINLLEMPVQQGLLLSALPVIFTSFGFHGSIPSIVRYVGVDIKTLKKVMICGASAPLVIYLLWQAATQGVLSQTDLLANNSLTSFITSLSSVLQQPQVSQSVSVFADLALATSFLGVSLGLFDLLSGMMKRANSTLNSNESNSTMSTDGKSHRVKTALVTFLPPLAFALFYPQGFITALGYAAVALVILAIFLPVAMVTKQRKAQTSGYRVVGGNVTLVLASLMGCLIIASQFLQMADVIPAVG from the coding sequence ATGACTTCGAATAAAATAGTAGGCAGTACCCTTATTGTTGCTGGCACCGCGCTTGGTGGTGGTATGTTAGCATTACCTCTTGCATCGGCTGGTTTAGGTTTTTATCCTGCAGCATTGCTGATCTTCGTTAACTGGGCTTTAATGACTTATACAGCATTATTGATGTTAGAAATTCATCAACACGCTGAACAAGATGCAACACTTAACTCCCTAGCAAAAAACTTACTTGGTAAACCAGGTCAATACCTGGCGACTTTTGCTTCGTTCTTCTTATTTTATGCACTTTGCGCAGCATATATCGCGGGGGGCGGTTCACAACTGACAAACAAGATAAATGATTTCATGAGTTTAGAGTTAACGCCTCAGTTTGGCGCGATACTGCTTACAATCATAGTTGCGACAGTCGTGTCTATCGGCACACATTCAGTGGATCTGGTAAATCGCGTTTTATTTAGTGTGAAAATCATTGTTTTAGCCTTAACGCTTAGCCTGTTATTCCCACACGTTGAATCAATCAACCTATTAGAAATGCCAGTACAACAAGGCCTATTATTGTCCGCATTACCGGTTATCTTCACTTCGTTTGGTTTCCACGGCAGTATCCCGTCTATCGTACGTTATGTTGGTGTTGATATTAAAACGCTGAAGAAAGTGATGATTTGCGGCGCATCTGCCCCGCTTGTTATTTACCTACTATGGCAAGCAGCGACCCAAGGTGTTTTGAGTCAAACAGATTTACTGGCGAATAACTCGTTAACAAGCTTTATTACATCACTTAGCTCTGTATTACAGCAACCACAAGTCAGTCAATCTGTGTCTGTATTTGCAGATCTAGCATTAGCAACGTCATTCTTAGGGGTGAGTTTAGGTTTGTTTGATTTGTTATCTGGCATGATGAAACGCGCGAACAGCACCCTGAACAGCAATGAAAGCAACTCGACTATGAGCACTGATGGTAAGTCACACCGAGTTAAAACGGCACTCGTGACATTCTTACCACCACTGGCTTTTGCTCTTTTTTACCCACAAGGTTTCATTACCGCGTTAGGCTATGCCGCCGTTGCGTTGGTGATATTAGCGATCTTTTTACCTGTCGCAATGGTAACAAAACAACGTAAAGCACAAACAAGCGGTTACCGTGTTGTCGGTGGTAATGTGACGCTAGTACTGGCCAGCTTAATGGGTTGTTTAATCATCGCATCACAATTTTTACAAATGGCGGATGTGATCCCAGCTGTGGGTTAG
- a CDS encoding intermembrane phospholipid transport protein YdbH family protein has translation MSTPQQAKKASFHLGRWILGVSTLMMLSVAISFSYRENIIIQVSNHFANNHGIKVEQLTGLVMTFDLKQPWFIESITLANVDLSIDYLQFQRATQVQATDGELNTTALIMPVLPDWVPDLHITNITVRGDNLPDFAEDKIQSWSSLQLNTLDVKNIVFRYNDAAPEFGFSVWQQDQQLLTAQFHYTTDQLSDKTDPLNGKSKEGDSHKQLHALLLTDLAKTKPIMNLLLPEFTGLLSGFIKLELAFNPENIDRIAVSVWLNDGELKKAQQALITNANLTLTTELTLADNTWLADTVDLTLGSMEPITVSADNCALFGSFIDMTSSVCQPFLQTESSHKTKSFLQSKLTPVTITPKLPLGLQLSIQERDINNWQITAQQLATAISMSDNKLALQVDKLLLTPQFLQTAWAMTVDGNSRYINVVDGLAPMPIQVAAQGYAKIDLTSKVLPIELFVKRAKITAQQFEYTDMSSDNITVELLAPTSVNIKDNKLLPFTSAFATNSYNNQYQQAYKISRLTAQHKVDFNSKALTLNSDWQLDDTALKSKNTLSLLGLAPTKATGSWLVPAQSIPAFVTHANPLPKGLDISPLVTNRLNYTLNLNEKRPYLTATVKGELTADSVNFKDILASELQTNWRCNMDSKDADIATSLMARCTIGGNVATINIGPVVDNIAVSGLVSLVGGQVQVAVDNASAEIFSGQVSVLPLLITDFDHIVGQIQVRNLSLPEAVELYQVPGVNVTGLLKADLPFVLQGSAVSITDGVIEGQAQGGIIQIKDNVTIDQLKLTQPQLRYALELLENLHYDHLHSDVDFKPSGETKLLISIKGRNPSVERPIEFNYSHEENILQLFRSLRINDSMYDALDKMNNP, from the coding sequence ATGTCGACACCGCAGCAAGCAAAAAAAGCATCATTTCATCTCGGTCGTTGGATCTTAGGTGTCTCGACATTGATGATGTTAAGTGTCGCTATTTCCTTTAGCTATCGTGAAAACATTATTATTCAAGTGAGCAATCATTTTGCTAACAACCACGGTATTAAAGTCGAGCAGTTAACTGGCTTAGTGATGACGTTTGATCTGAAACAGCCTTGGTTTATTGAAAGCATCACGTTAGCTAACGTTGATTTAAGCATAGATTATTTACAGTTTCAGCGAGCGACTCAAGTTCAAGCCACTGATGGAGAATTGAATACGACAGCATTGATTATGCCTGTGTTACCTGATTGGGTCCCTGATCTGCACATTACCAATATCACGGTACGAGGTGATAATTTACCTGATTTTGCCGAGGATAAAATCCAGTCTTGGTCAAGCCTACAGTTAAATACTCTTGATGTGAAAAATATTGTCTTTCGTTATAACGATGCGGCCCCTGAATTTGGCTTTTCTGTGTGGCAGCAAGATCAGCAATTACTCACTGCCCAGTTTCATTACACAACAGATCAACTTAGCGACAAAACCGATCCGCTTAATGGCAAAAGCAAAGAGGGCGATAGTCATAAACAACTTCATGCATTATTGCTAACAGATTTAGCGAAAACGAAACCAATAATGAATCTGTTATTACCAGAGTTTACAGGTTTACTATCTGGTTTTATCAAGCTTGAGCTGGCGTTTAACCCTGAGAATATAGACCGTATCGCGGTTTCTGTTTGGCTTAATGATGGCGAGCTAAAGAAAGCACAGCAAGCCTTGATCACTAATGCCAACCTTACCTTAACTACCGAACTAACGCTCGCGGATAATACTTGGTTAGCTGATACGGTCGATTTAACCTTGGGTAGTATGGAGCCGATTACTGTGTCTGCAGATAACTGCGCTTTATTTGGTTCATTCATTGATATGACAAGCAGTGTATGCCAACCTTTTTTGCAAACCGAATCCTCTCATAAAACCAAATCCTTTCTACAAAGTAAACTAACGCCTGTCACTATCACGCCGAAATTACCGTTAGGCTTACAGCTGAGCATACAAGAGCGTGATATAAACAACTGGCAGATCACTGCGCAACAGCTCGCGACAGCTATATCTATGTCGGATAATAAGTTAGCGCTGCAAGTGGATAAACTATTACTGACACCGCAATTTTTGCAAACTGCTTGGGCTATGACTGTCGATGGTAACAGTCGATATATTAATGTGGTTGATGGACTTGCGCCGATGCCGATACAAGTCGCAGCGCAAGGGTATGCGAAAATAGACCTGACAAGTAAAGTATTACCGATTGAGCTATTTGTTAAGCGGGCAAAGATAACAGCGCAACAGTTTGAGTATACCGACATGTCGAGTGATAATATTACGGTTGAATTACTGGCACCGACAAGCGTTAATATCAAAGATAATAAGCTATTACCCTTTACGAGTGCTTTCGCAACCAACTCATATAATAATCAATATCAACAAGCGTATAAGATAAGCAGGCTAACCGCACAGCATAAAGTCGATTTTAATAGTAAGGCGCTTACGTTGAACTCTGATTGGCAACTTGATGATACAGCACTGAAAAGTAAGAATACCTTGAGCTTGTTAGGACTTGCACCAACTAAAGCCACGGGGAGTTGGCTGGTGCCTGCACAAAGTATTCCGGCGTTTGTTACGCATGCTAATCCTTTGCCTAAAGGCTTAGACATATCGCCACTGGTAACAAACAGGCTTAACTACACGTTAAATTTAAACGAAAAACGCCCCTATTTAACGGCAACTGTTAAGGGTGAATTAACGGCAGACAGTGTGAATTTTAAGGATATTCTCGCGTCTGAATTGCAAACCAATTGGCGCTGTAACATGGATAGCAAGGATGCTGATATTGCGACATCATTAATGGCGAGGTGTACCATTGGTGGCAATGTCGCAACTATAAATATAGGGCCAGTAGTTGATAATATAGCCGTCTCAGGTTTAGTGTCGCTAGTTGGTGGACAGGTGCAAGTCGCGGTTGATAATGCCTCGGCTGAGATATTTTCAGGCCAGGTTTCGGTTTTACCATTGTTAATTACTGATTTTGATCATATTGTTGGTCAGATACAGGTTCGCAATCTATCTTTACCAGAGGCTGTTGAATTATATCAAGTTCCGGGTGTGAACGTGACAGGATTATTAAAAGCTGATTTACCATTTGTGTTGCAGGGGTCTGCTGTCTCGATAACCGACGGTGTAATCGAAGGACAAGCTCAGGGCGGTATCATTCAAATTAAAGATAACGTGACTATCGATCAGCTAAAATTAACACAACCGCAATTACGTTATGCGTTAGAGTTATTGGAAAATTTGCATTATGATCATTTACACAGTGATGTGGATTTTAAGCCGAGCGGTGAAACTAAGTTATTGATTAGTATTAAAGGCCGCAACCCAAGTGTTGAGCGTCCAATTGAGTTTAATTATTCTCATGAAGAAAATATATTACAGCTATTTCGCAGTTTAAGAATTAATGATTCGATGTATGATGCACTGGATAAAATGAATAACCCATAA
- a CDS encoding BamA/TamA family outer membrane protein — protein MSYKNICASLLCSALLMPISVSAKETTKNNIENTSENTVEHVAGNNAVNTTENSDATVSSNLEQATAMPHFDTEVAGVPFIISTEQLGTAVGVSGIIKHAGQPQASIFGLGLYSENDSYIGFIGLNNYALPGLKQWLFSAEYYRSYLSNGIYYVPAARTPNDPLATNKIIAEGTESSLRVNAKYVLPWGLGVNGGARSLRPLRGDITFNPLESGVTSINITPFQQQRDVTNYEYLPNAAQGLELQLNWDNRDSVGDTESGSQTRFTVRRDFGDDERNSWTTWEVEQSAFVPLDENVLFKEQVLAFNYYLADTPTWESGSGTGEMHRPPAFAGIKLGGFNRLRGYSSGQFYSRSAVAYSAEYRVKPHWQPLHNLPFYSFPWWQWSAFVESGQVADSFDMAELHDDLKWTAGLGLRFNVEGVVVRIDYAKSEEEAQMWFMVNQPF, from the coding sequence GTGTCTTATAAGAATATTTGTGCCTCACTGTTATGTAGTGCATTACTGATGCCTATTTCGGTGAGTGCCAAAGAGACTACAAAAAATAACATTGAGAATACTAGCGAAAACACAGTTGAACATGTTGCTGGAAATAATGCGGTAAATACAACGGAAAATAGTGATGCTACTGTCAGTTCAAACCTAGAGCAAGCAACAGCTATGCCTCATTTTGATACTGAAGTCGCTGGTGTGCCTTTTATCATATCAACAGAACAATTGGGTACTGCTGTTGGTGTGTCCGGTATTATTAAGCATGCAGGGCAGCCGCAAGCATCGATATTTGGTCTCGGTTTATACAGTGAAAATGACAGTTATATTGGTTTTATTGGGCTTAACAATTATGCCTTACCGGGTTTAAAACAATGGCTTTTTTCAGCGGAGTATTACCGTAGTTATTTGAGTAATGGTATTTATTATGTGCCAGCGGCAAGAACACCGAATGACCCGCTAGCAACCAATAAGATCATTGCCGAAGGTACGGAATCATCGTTACGAGTAAACGCTAAATATGTATTACCTTGGGGTTTAGGTGTTAATGGTGGCGCACGTAGTTTAAGACCACTGCGTGGTGATATCACGTTTAACCCGCTCGAATCTGGCGTGACCAGTATTAATATAACGCCATTTCAGCAGCAGCGTGATGTGACTAATTATGAGTATCTCCCTAATGCTGCACAAGGTTTAGAGTTACAGTTGAATTGGGATAATCGCGACAGTGTTGGTGATACGGAGTCGGGTAGTCAAACTCGATTCACAGTGCGCCGTGACTTTGGTGATGACGAGCGTAATAGCTGGACTACTTGGGAAGTTGAGCAAAGTGCTTTTGTACCGCTTGATGAAAATGTGCTGTTTAAAGAGCAAGTTTTAGCGTTTAACTATTACCTTGCTGACACCCCAACTTGGGAAAGCGGCAGTGGTACCGGAGAGATGCACCGACCACCTGCTTTTGCAGGTATTAAACTTGGCGGATTTAACCGTTTACGTGGTTATTCATCAGGTCAGTTCTACAGTCGAAGTGCTGTCGCATATAGCGCTGAATACCGCGTCAAGCCACATTGGCAACCGTTACATAACTTACCGTTTTATAGCTTCCCGTGGTGGCAGTGGAGTGCATTTGTTGAAAGTGGCCAGGTAGCTGATAGTTTTGATATGGCCGAGTTACATGATGACTTAAAATGGACGGCTGGTTTAGGCTTGCGTTTTAATGTTGAAGGTGTTGTTGTTCGTATTGATTATGCGAAAAGTGAAGAAGAAGCACAGATGTGGTTTATGGTTAACCAGCCATTCTAG
- a CDS encoding ABC transporter ATP-binding protein: MFKFFEKMSSAFPKHQPEQPPTNLVAFCRYYTRGFESPLLAMAVLSAMIAILEVSLFGFMGQLVDWLSNHEPRNFLNEESTNLIGLSALILVGMPLLVLLHSLIMHQTLLGNYPMSIRWLAHRYLLRQSVSFFQSDFAGRIATKVMQTALSVRETVMKLLDVLVYISVYFIAMLVMIGQADMRLMLPMLAWFIGFIAIQLYFVPKLKKISTEQANARSMMTGRLVDSYTNITTVKLFSHNSREMVYAEEGMDEFLVTVHKQMRLVTGFTFCVELLNYLLLFGVGAISIMLWLDSSLSVGIIAVAISLALRLNSMSKWIMWEIGGLFENMGTVIDGMNTLAKPIEIEDKPNAKPLTVSAGEIAFDNISFHYGESAGVIDNLNLTIKAGEKVGLVGRSGAGKSTLVNLLMRFHDVESGSIKIDGQNISAVQQDSLRGQIGMVTQDTSLLHRTIRDNIMYGDPDASEAQLLKATKQACAHEFISTLTDTFGNKGYDAQVGERGVKLSGGQRQRIAISRVLLKDAPILVLDEATSALDSEVESAIQDSLNELMDGKTVIAIAHRLSTIAAMDRLIILDEGRVIEQGSHQELLAKKGIYAQLWAHQTGGFIGEGA, translated from the coding sequence ATGTTTAAGTTTTTTGAAAAAATGTCTTCGGCATTCCCGAAACACCAACCCGAACAGCCGCCGACAAATCTTGTGGCTTTTTGCCGTTATTATACGCGTGGTTTTGAGTCGCCTTTATTAGCGATGGCAGTATTAAGCGCGATGATTGCGATATTAGAAGTGTCGCTATTTGGCTTTATGGGTCAGCTGGTTGACTGGCTATCAAACCATGAACCACGAAATTTTCTTAATGAAGAAAGTACCAATCTAATAGGCTTAAGTGCGTTGATATTAGTGGGAATGCCATTACTGGTGTTACTACATTCGCTCATTATGCACCAGACACTACTGGGTAATTACCCTATGTCTATTCGCTGGTTAGCGCACCGTTATTTATTACGCCAAAGTGTGTCTTTTTTCCAAAGTGACTTTGCTGGTCGTATTGCGACTAAGGTGATGCAAACAGCCTTATCAGTACGTGAGACAGTGATGAAACTATTAGATGTGCTGGTTTATATTTCGGTATACTTTATCGCGATGTTAGTCATGATAGGTCAAGCTGACATGCGCTTGATGTTACCTATGCTGGCGTGGTTTATTGGCTTTATTGCGATTCAATTATATTTTGTGCCTAAACTAAAGAAGATTTCGACAGAACAAGCGAATGCACGTTCTATGATGACAGGAAGGCTAGTTGATAGTTATACCAACATCACGACGGTGAAGCTATTTTCGCATAACTCCCGTGAAATGGTGTATGCAGAAGAAGGCATGGACGAATTCTTGGTGACAGTACATAAGCAAATGCGCCTGGTCACGGGTTTTACTTTCTGCGTGGAGCTATTGAACTACTTATTATTGTTCGGTGTTGGTGCGATCTCGATTATGTTGTGGTTAGATTCAAGCTTAAGTGTTGGTATTATTGCTGTTGCGATCAGTTTAGCATTACGCCTCAACAGTATGTCAAAATGGATCATGTGGGAAATCGGTGGTCTGTTCGAAAACATGGGAACTGTGATTGATGGTATGAATACCTTGGCTAAACCAATTGAGATTGAAGATAAACCTAATGCGAAGCCACTCACCGTGTCTGCTGGTGAGATTGCCTTTGATAATATTAGTTTCCATTACGGTGAATCAGCAGGCGTTATTGATAACTTGAATCTAACGATCAAAGCGGGTGAGAAAGTCGGTTTAGTTGGACGTTCTGGTGCAGGTAAATCCACATTAGTTAACTTGTTAATGCGTTTTCATGATGTTGAATCAGGCTCTATCAAAATTGATGGTCAAAATATCAGTGCAGTGCAGCAAGATAGCCTGCGTGGTCAAATTGGTATGGTGACTCAGGATACCTCATTACTACATCGTACCATTCGCGATAATATTATGTATGGTGATCCAGATGCGAGCGAAGCGCAATTATTGAAAGCGACAAAACAAGCTTGCGCCCATGAGTTTATTAGTACGTTGACCGATACCTTTGGTAACAAGGGCTATGATGCACAAGTGGGTGAACGTGGAGTTAAACTCTCGGGTGGTCAGCGTCAGCGTATCGCTATTTCGCGTGTATTGCTAAAAGATGCGCCAATTCTGGTATTAGACGAAGCGACCTCGGCGTTAGATTCTGAAGTTGAATCAGCAATTCAAGACAGTCTTAATGAATTGATGGATGGTAAAACCGTGATTGCGATTGCACATCGTCTATCAACAATAGCGGCGATGGATCGCTTGATCATTTTAGATGAAGGGCGTGTGATAGAGCAGGGGTCACATCAAGAATTACTGGCTAAAAAGGGTATTTATGCGCAACTTTGGGCACATCAAACGGGTGGTTTTATTGGTGAAGGCGCTTAG